catcgagctcaatcgcatcgttatcgccattcatggatcagtttggacttctcagggtagatggtcgactgaaaaactcttcgttggattttgatggccgtcatcccatcatcttgcccagcagccatccattgactcttgcaataatctcccattttcatgagcggaatctgcacgctggtcctcgagctttgcttggactaattcgatcccaatattggcctattggggggagaaagacggtaaacaaggcagtaaacaagtgcgtaagatgctttcgactgaagcccagggtattggagcatattatggcggatcttccaaaggagcggctcgatggttctcatgcctttgagatcacaggcgtggacttttgtgggccgtttttctacaaaccggaggcacgcaacaaggctccaatcaagtgctacgtctgcgtcttcatttgtttcgctaccaaggctgttcatctggagcttataaaggacttatccacagttgcttttctacatggactaaagcgcttcatatgtaccagacggaagccgcggcaaatttggtcagacaacgcaaccaattttgtcggcgctaagaatgagctgatggaattaaagcgcctggtcctcagcgatgaccatgagaaggcgctgctggatttttgcttggtcgaggctatagactggcatttcattcctccgcgctcccctcattttggtggtctatgggaggctgcattgaagacggccaagtaccacttctaccgtgcgataggcaactcggttcttggatttgacgagctgcggacgctgttgtgccacatcacggcagtgattaattcaagacctttagtttcaatttcagagagccctgccgatctagatgttctaactccagcgcatttcttgaatggtggccctcctgcttcgttcgctgagcctgacgtcacgcagctaaacttcgatcgcctggacagctggcagcgcgtttcgtacctgcagcagctcttttggtcccggtggaaggaggagtacataacgtcactgcagcagcgctcaaagtggcgcactgcgaagcctagtttagcagtcgcggatttggttcttgtcaaggatgagaatcttcctcccatgaagtggccactggcgagagtggtcgagcttttgcctggacgagatggcgttgcccgagttgctgtgctgaagacgtcatctggaatcaccaagcgcgccgtcaacaagctgtgcctgctgccccttaaagatgctgttgaaagtcaggcttccaacggggggagtatgtcgggtcaagcagcttaaatattttaaattattgccagtggggcggcccaaaggaaatgcattttggtgttgtcgtttccaatgcccccactgcaaagatcatttgctaccgcatatgcgcaagcagcggaattctttcgtctccttatgtcgcaatctctcggactcggcttaacagcgtccccgagcagctctaacgctctcgggctatcatacgctctcgctcgcgtctaagcttgctgcatagggcccggcaatttgtTTAAGACTTCATTGGTTCTATTGATTTTGTTATTACTAATTGGATTAATTTCGTGATCTTCTATAGATTCGAAACTAATGTTTGGATTTgaaatattaatattttcATTGGTTGTATTCAAGATGCATTATTACTTGTTACAATGGTATTAGCTATTAATACTCCAGGATGAATTTCCTGATTTGGTATCAATAGAATATCTTCATTTGTCTGAAGTGTGATTTCTCTCAAAACTACTGACCTTGCTGGTAATAGTATTGAATTGTCAGTATCATTGTTTACTTTTCGCAAACGTTTATATTTCGTCGATTTTGTACATTAAAACGTGTACCAAAGTCGGAAACAAAACATCACTTCATAGGATAAAAAGCACAAACACGGCGGATGTTATGTCGGTATGGATGTGGTTCATAAGCAGATGGATGCTTAATCGAACAGACCGAATCCCATGTCGTCGTCGGACACATCGGACTCTTCCTCCTTCTTCTTCTCCTCCTTCTTGGACTCGGCGGCTGGGGCATCAGCGGCAGCtggggcagcagcaccaccggCTGGGGCAGCACCAACTCCGGAACCGATGCTGGTGATCAGGTCCTTGACGTTGATGCCCTCCAGAGCCTTGGCGAAGAGACCGGGCCAGTAGGGCTCAACCTCAACGTTGGCGGCCTTCAGGATGGTGGAGATTTTCTCACCGGTGACGGCAACATCGTCATCAACCAGGATGAGGGAAGCGTAAACGCAGGCGAGCTCAGCTTTTGTCGACATTGCGAATTTGATGATTAATTAATGATTGTGCAAGTTGccaaaaattaatttgtttttaatAAATGGCCTTAGCTCGATTGAGAACAAGCACGCTGGGCAAAATCCTAGACCGGAAAAAGGAATGGTACATGTATTTGGTAATTAAGGGATTGCGGTTTTAGTATTAATTCATCATTATTCACAATCTCAAGCGTAACAGAACAAAAACCAGCAATCATGGAGCAAACCAATATTGCATTTATGAACTTTGCATCAAAGATATTACCAGACTTCAGCGGTAAAGCTGAAAACTTACGTAGCTTTCTGGATGAATTGGAAATCATGAAAACAATACAAGGCTCACATGAATTATTAGCTGTGTCTTTGAttaaaacaaaactaaaaggACCAGCTAGAAATATTATATGCAATGAAACTTCAATAGATCAGATTATCAGCAAACTAAAAGATAACATTAAGGGTGAGTCAATTGACAATCTATCTGCAAGATTATTGAATCTTACgcagaaaaacaaaacaccCAAGGGAGAGGGAGCATACATTTAAAATGAATATACCCTAGAGAAAGCTAGATCAATACCGAAAAAAAACATGGATCTGACTGACTTCAAATATTTTCGACCCATATCCGTCATTTCGGTTCTAGCCAAGACAGTAAACGGCATGGTGAAAGCTAGGCTTGAAAAGCATATACTACAAGAAAACAAGATTATACCTTACAGATCTTATGCCTACCAATAAAACAAGTCTGCAGTGATGAGCATTAATGATGTTATCAATGTGGAAGCGGCGAAGAAAAAGAACAAGGAACACGTTACTCTTGTGTTTGTTGACCTCAACAATGCCTACAATTGTGTCAACCTGAAATTCTTAAAAAGACTAATGGAGAATGAGCATTTTCGTAAAACATACATTGACTGGATCATCAGTTTTATTTCTATGAGACTACTGAAAATAGGGGAAGCTGTTCAGGTAGTTCAGGGAGGAATCCCACAGGGCTCTtgtctgtcgcccctccttttTAATGTATACACAAAAAGACTACATCAGAACTGTGATAGAAATACTCATATGATGCAATTTGCAGATGACTTCGTTATAATCTCTCACAACAGAGAGTTTACTGTAGCGGTTGAAAACCttaataaaaaactaaatgacTTTAACCTTCTATGTGGTGATCTCGGTTTTAGCTTCAATCCAAGCAAATCTGCAGCAATGAATGTAGGAAAAAGACAGGTCAGAGCGGTAAATATTTCTGTTGGAAATGTGCCTATACCAAATCGAAATGATATCCGTTTCTTAGGCAGACTGATTAGCGCAAACATGTCAAATGTCAGTCATGTAAAAATGgttaaagaacaaacaaaaaaaggcaACAGACTCCTCCAGCTTGCGACTACTATCAAATCAGTTCTAAAACCTAAAACAAGTACCAACATCTTCAAAGCTTTTAttagaacaaaacaagaataTGCTATCACAAGTTTTTCAGACATGGGATCTGGAGCAAGTAAAGATATAGAATTAGCGCAAGCTAAATCACTCAGAAGGTGTGTTGGGGTGCCACCTGACACAAGCAAACACGAAATTTTTGTCCTCGCTGGTGTAATGCCACCTGTTTTCAGGGCGAAATAGCGTACAGCCAAAGAACTGCTTAAAATTAAAAGGTTCAATCCAACAATGTTTGACGAGCTAATACGCTCAAAAGCGGATACGAGTTACACACGTACTTTAAGAGAATTTAATTCCATCTTTGTAAACACTCAAGACTGTGATAGTGTTAACACATGTAACAAAATCCATGTATTAGATAAATTTTTAACTAAGGGTAAAGAAGAATACTCGAATGAagaaataaaaactatattttatgagattctgaacaagtacagaaaggacgactggaacattctatcaacagatgcctcagttacagaaagtacaagtggcataggaatagtagaatggcctagtggaaatatccacaagtgCCACAGATTAGATGGGCTCGATGGAGAGCATGTCGAAATGATGATAGCAAATAATGTGCGTATCTGTCTTGCAATTGTAAAGATAATAGCTTCCTCGATTGTCGCAACCGAATGTGTATTGTTTTCTAATAAATTGAGTTCTTCACATGAAGCACGATATGTTAGGAATATTGTTCCATTCAGAGTGCGTAGTGACTCAAATGTCGTTGGCCTACGCACATTAACCATTTCCTTCAGTACCAATTGCATCACGTAAATGTATATACTATTCAGAACGCAATTTGGCTTGGTCCAACCTAATGTAAGTTAAACGTTCCATTTATATTTTGACGTACATGTGGACGGAATACTGCTGAATTACGGCTTTGTCGTTAAAGATTTGATTGACtttgtcgggtcaagcagctgaaatattttaaattattgccagtggggcggcccaaaggaaatgcattttggtgttgtcgtttccaatgccccctgcaaagatcatttgctaccgcatatgcgcatgcagcggaattctttcgtctccttatgtcgcaatctctcggactcggcttaacagcgtccccgagcagctctaacgctctcgggctatcatacgctctcgctcgcgtctaagcttgctgcatagggcccggcaatttggcccgtcagcccttgcatgggcagtcttgagctaatcgtcgcagctattagactaatatcctcgcatcaatcgttcgccccaatcatccccatatgtacatacgcgataagttggtttacatatgccaataaattgtgaattataaacagcctctcgactttcattaacttcaaattgcaacagttgttaaaaacgcttaatagcttaacatttggtgaccccgacgtgattgtgcaataaataatccatcagtgcaatcacaaactaatatagcattcaaagatcttaactaattgccatctcaaccagtgtcatcgaccacataagttatccatacatatatacaccggcctcccctgcatattcggtagtgcacggagctgttggcttgcgcttctcttttcggtcatcttcccgcaagaaacgtttcttacaccggtcgcctttgtatatacagttcgtacatagctgttcgcttgctgggctcggttcttgtcgtctattgctcgtgttactccttgcgatcatcttccctctagagacgttggtctttctgctaacgctgccgctaccatggaaattaatgctgttaacgaaattccaatgaccagtgagcaaaacagggtgtcttttttgaagcttaagtcaacggaattatgcgaTAAAAAGAAAAGGTTAGCTAccgcttggcagaatgagtcgtcagactgtgactactacatgctcgtggtaaagcaagagcaagtcgagaagttgatcagcaaatttgagatgtttcacggcgagcttgaggaattggatcgaagcgaaattcacagtggtttgtgtgacatttttgagtcacttgCAAGCTCGCTGAAGGCGGCGATTATGAGGGAAAGGCTAAGAGTAGCGGCCGCTTCCTTTTTCATTCTACCTTGGCTGGAGGAAATACTACGGTTGAGTTTGCCGGCTCGCAATTTCTACCTCACCGCAGACAAGTACCATCCCTGCCTCCTAtacaattgccgacgtttagcggcgggtatgcgaactggacggacttttattcaatgtttgccaccatcatcgacagccatccggacttaacaaacatagaaaagctccagcatttgcgttcctgtctgcgggattcggcattagagactgttcggtcgctggaaatctcagatggcaattatgctgtggcattagatttgttggaaaacagattcaataatcggcgattggtctttcaggcacacatcaatgagatcttggcgctccagGCTGTTGAACCTGGGCCAGTGGTCAAgcttcgggagctttcagacaagttcaattcacatatgcgcgcgctccagggtttgggcaccactgagcagatcgcaggatgcatcgtcgtgcaggaaattctccgaaaactggatccagcgagccaagagaagtgggaggaacgattcaacgaccccgcaatcgcaaacttaattccgtcgtgggaatctatggcctcgttcttggagcagcgatgcagatcattggagacgatggacttttctatagcaagctatgcgttgagcaatcaggtgggcagaagtagaaagcataataattctatgtccacattggttacaacgaaccaaaccgtagcacgctgcgcgctgtgcaacgatggtgctcacgaggtccagcactgccagaagtttaaagcgctgtcccccacaaatcgccataaagaagccaagcggctttcgttgtgtataaattgtctcagaacagggcatcgattacttcagtgcacctcgagcaactgtcgtacctgcgggggtagacaccataccctccttcattttggtagccctgaagataccgcagtccaagggaaatcagcgccgtatactccatctcagtctgcactgtctgagtctacgccgtctgagcataccactgcgccctctacttcagcggctacctcgtctgcccttattgcccaagatctcaggaatggtgttgttttacttgccacggccacggtcttagtcaaaaatcgttccggagttttagttccctgccgagcgttgctggattccggctcccagttgcatctTATAACTTCTCGTTTTgcgaatcagcttcagcttcgaaaaatgaaatcatcgactgcagtctcgggaataggcgactctagcttcgtcacggatggattttcggtcaacgttagcctgcactctcgctcatcggattactcaactctcatcactgccattgtagcctctagcataaccgatcgacagccaagctttggaattgacactcaaaactggaacattccatctaacataccactagctgatccggagttttataagccgcggcgcgtcgatctgctaattggcgcaagtctgtttttcgagctcctgtgtgttggtcaggtcaagctactgccaggattgccttcaattcagaaaacgcgcttgggatgggtcgtgtctggaagttgttcgcgtttaaaaggttcctcgttgatggtctctcacgctcgggccgtagctgctgaggataatagtccaggtagaaaattgcatcgaaccaataataaagtctaccaaagaagagctagattgtgaagcacactttgtgcagcatttccgtcgactacataaaggcgattattgtgttcggctgccagcaaaatataatttggatctccttggagaatcttacaatcaagcgcttcgtagattcctgacccttgagagaaagttagatcgtcgccctgatgttaaatctcagtaAGCAGCATTTATAAAGAAGTACCTTGAtttaggccatatgtctcaggttcctacccagtcaatcagcaactgccgatattttttgcctcaccattgcgtcatgaaggaagatagttctacgaccaagcttcgcgtcgtttttgatggatccgcttcaacctcatctggatattccctgaacgacgttttaatggctggtcccgtaatccaacccaaactgtttcatattcttgctcgatttcggtcatacgccgttgcgattacgggagatatctgtaagatgtatcgttgtgtaagagtctcgaccgaggatagcaacttgcagtgtattctgtcgagaaactccagggaagaagacttgcgtgtgtttcaattggacaccgttacttatgggacgaagcctgcctcctatctatctgtgcgagcgatgcatcagttggcaatagacgagcagatggcgtttccagttggtgctgaaatccttcgccgtgacttctacttggatgacttgatatctggagccagctcgcaggaggaggctatccggattcgggagcaaactactggaattttgtctagaggtcagttcagattgaggaaatggtgttcgaacgtgcctgctgtgctggatggagttccggaagaggacaaggaaacatttttgaagttcgacgatggcagccatgtgactaaaactttaggacttgcgtgggatccggtttctgatctactattattttcgttctcggcccttcaatcttctttgaattcctgcaggcgctctgttttgtcatccatagcgcgattctacgatcctctcggactagctggtcccgtaattactaaatccaaaatctttctccagcgtttgtgccaagagaagttgtcctgggatgaaagccttccagtcgcactgaacaccgagtggcaggaaatatgcaccagttttggtcagattcgtcgacttgaatttcctcggcttgtgctccttccagactctacgctggaaattcacggaATTTGCGAGGATCGAGGCTTAtggtgcatgcatttatgtcgtgtccaagggtcagcatttcagcagtcacttactttgtgccaaatctcgtgtggctcctttgaagacacttacagtaccaaagttggagctttgtggagcggagttgctggctaggctcatatctgagatagctggaatgaatgtattcaagggaaggtgttactgttggtgtgattctgccgttgcgctctcttggattcgggacgagccgtcaagatttaatatttttgttgcaaatagagtgtcaacgattcaggaaatgaccgaaaaaatggaatgccgctatgttcccacagctttaaacccagccgacattctgtctcgaggggctcatccgactgagctgaatgagtcacctctttgggctcatggtcctccatttctttgcggctcctcagatgactggccacccaatgtgctacctgataagacagcccttgaacttcgtcggaaggctcttctggtcaaatcgccctacatggacattattgctgattccaagtatgcgaattcatttgcttctttgcaacgcgttttcggatacattcacaagttttgcaaccgaattcggcgccccggactcactgtctcaaacattgaacatggaacccATGTATTGCTGCGACTAGTTCATCTTACCCAGCTATGGgaggacatgaagtcactgcgggcaaggggagcagtctcctcatcgagctcaatcgcatcgttatcgccattcatggatcagtttggacttctcagggtagatggtcgactgaaaaactcttcgttggattttgatggccgtcatcccatcatcttgcccagcagccatccattgactcttgcaataatctcccattttcatgagcggaatctgcacgctggtcctcgagctttgcttggactaattcgatcccaatattggcctattggggggagaaagacggtaaacaaggcagtaaacaagtgcgtaagatgctttcgactgaagcccagggtattggagcatattatggcggatcttccaaaggagcggctcgatggttctcatgcctttgagatcacaggcgtggacttttgtgggccgtttttctacaaaccggaggcacgcaacaaggctccaatcaagtgctacgtctgcgtcttcatttgtttcgctaccaaggctgttcatctggagcttataaaggacttatccacagttgcttttctacatggactaaagcgcttcatatgtaccagacggaagccgcggcaaatttggtcagacaacgcaaccaattttgtcggcgctaagaatgagctgatggaattaaagcgcctggtcctcagcgatgaccatgagaaggcgctgctggatttttgcttggtcgaggctatagactggcatttcattcctccgcgctcccctcattttggtggtctatgggaggctgcattgaagacggccaagtaccacttctaccgtgcgataggcaactcggttcttggatttgacgagctgcggacgctgttgtgccacatcacggcagtgattaattcaagacctttagtttcaatttcagagagccctgccgatctagatgttctaactccagcgcatttcttgaatggtggccctcctgcttcgttcgctgagcctgacgtcacgcagctaaacttcgatcgcctggacagctggcagcgcgtttcgtacctgcagcagctcttttggtcccggtggaaggaggagtacataacgtcactgcagcagcgctcaaagtggcgcactgcgaagcctagtttagcagtcgcggatttggttcttgtcaaggatgagaatcttcctcccatgaagtggccactggcgagagtggtcgagcttttgcctggacgagatggcgttgcccgagttgctgtgctgaagacgtcatctggaatcaccaagcgcgccgtcaacaagctgtgcctgctgccccttaaagatgctgttgaaagtcaggcttccaacggggggagtatgtcgggtcaagcagcttaaatattttaaattattgccagtggggcggcccaaaggaaatgcattttggtgttgtcgtttccaatgcccccactgcaaagatcatttgctaccgcatatgcgcaagcagcggaattctttcgtctccttatgtcgcaatctctcggactcggcttaacagcgtccccgagcagctctaacgctctcgggctatcatacgctctcgctcgcgtctaagcttgctgcatagggcccggcaatttgtTTAAGACTTCATTGGTTCTATTGATTTTGTTATTACTAATTGGATTAATTTCGTGATCTTCTATAGATTCGAAACTAATGTTTGGATTTgaaatattaatattttcATTGGTTGTATTCAAGATGCATTATTACTTGTTACAATGGTATTAGCTATTAATACTCCAGGATGAATTTCCTGATTTGGTATCAATAGAATATCTTCATTTGTCTGAAGTGTGATTTCTCTCAAAACTACTGACCTTGCTGGTAATAGTATTGAATTGTCAGTATCATTGTTTACTTTTCGCAAACGTTTATATTTCGTCGATTTTGTACATTAAAACGTGTACCAAAGTCGGAAACAAAACATCACTTCATAGGATAAAAAGCACAAACACGGCGGATGTTATGTCGGTATGGATGTGGTTCATAAGCAGATGGATGCTTAATCGAACAGACCGAATCCCATGTCGTCGTCGGACACATCGGACTCTTCCTCCTTCTTCTTCTCCTCCTTCTTGGACTCGGCGGCTGGGGCATCAGCGGCAGCtggggcagcagcaccaccggCTGGGGCAGCACCAACTCCGGAACCGATGCTGGTGATCAGGTCCTTGACGTTGATGCCCTCCAGAGCCTTGGCGAAGAGACCGGGCCAGTAGGGCTCAACCTCAACGTTGGCGGCCTTCAGGATGGTGGAGATTTTCTCACCGGTGACGGCAACATCGTCATCAACCAGGATGAGGGAAGCGTAAACGCAGGCGAGCTCAGCTTTTGTCGACATTGCGAATTTGATGATTAATTAATGATTGTGCAAGTTGccaaaaattaatttgtttttaatAAATGGCCTTAGCTCGATTGAGAACAAGCACGCTGGGCAAAATCCTAGACCGGAAAAAGGAATGGTACATGTATTTGGTAATTAAGGGATTGCGGTTTTAGTATTAATTCATCATTATTCACAATCTCAAGCGTAACAGAACAAAAACCAGCAATCATGGAGCAAACCAATATTGCATTTATGAACTTTGCATCAAAGATATTACCAGACTTCAGCGGTAAAGCTGAAAACTTACGTAGCTTTCTGGATGAATTGGAAATCATGAAAACAATACAAGGCTCACATGAATTATTAGCTGTGTCTTTGAttaaaacaaaactaaaaggACCAGCTAGAAATATTATATGCAATGAAACTTCAATAGATCAGATTATCAGCAAACTAAAAGA
The sequence above is a segment of the Drosophila miranda strain MSH22 chromosome 4, D.miranda_PacBio2.1, whole genome shotgun sequence genome. Coding sequences within it:
- the LOC117188593 gene encoding 60S acidic ribosomal protein P1; translation: MSTKAELACVYASLILVDDDVAVTGEKISTILKAANVEVEPYWPGLFAKALEGINVKDLITSIGSGVGAAPAGGAAAPAAADAPAAESKKEEKKKEEESDVSDDDMGFGLFD